A window of the Streptomyces sp. NBC_00250 genome harbors these coding sequences:
- a CDS encoding RrF2 family transcriptional regulator — protein MRISARTDYAIRAMAELACSPDRPLKAEDIAGRQDIPVRFLFVVLSDLRQARLVLSVRGPDGGYSLARPPVEITLADVIRAMDGPLVSVRDLKLTGLEYQGAAAPMPDVWRAVRTSLRQVLEGTTLADLATGTLPELVRDRARDYNDDVRTYP, from the coding sequence GTGAGGATCTCAGCACGAACGGACTACGCCATCCGGGCCATGGCCGAGTTGGCCTGCTCCCCGGACCGGCCTCTCAAGGCCGAGGACATCGCCGGACGCCAGGACATCCCCGTCCGCTTCCTCTTCGTCGTGCTGAGCGACTTGCGGCAGGCGCGTCTGGTGCTCAGCGTGCGCGGGCCCGACGGTGGTTACTCCCTCGCCCGGCCGCCCGTGGAGATCACCCTCGCCGACGTCATCCGCGCGATGGACGGACCGCTCGTCAGTGTGCGGGACCTGAAGCTGACGGGTCTTGAGTACCAGGGTGCGGCGGCTCCCATGCCGGATGTGTGGCGTGCTGTGCGGACGAGTCTGCGCCAGGTCCTGGAGGGCACGACCCTCGCGGATCTGGCGACGGGCACCCTGCCCGAGCTCGTACGGGACCGGGCCCGCGACTACAACGACGACGTGCGGACGTACCCGTAG
- a CDS encoding RICIN domain-containing protein → MTIKEKVANTIAKIRTTLNEAGQENPKIILQAYPNPLSSVANNRYPSKALSWARMMTGGCALLDPDVEWLHYEVVPELNQALADAAHDQRAIFLNTQNAFAGHELCAKASSQASGLNSLGNPPQAKSSEWVRWIPGLANWLPYTQGDKQEAIHPNAFGQQALGTCVKKTIEATSSQSQGYFTCAGSAGATPEQMEVTEKREDTLWPGGTTGPVSKNMQLRSASTGDLIDADWGGDGAWGKATAADGSARQQWHVDDHQKLDGDLIPAMPVRAVATIKYGDNFLHTDEGDDWAKLVAGKSGKPVSWAVGHTLYDGSSQLFAYESNGKGAYDITGCLTQTPGLIGKDDHQSWLSVEHCTYDMNQQWWFEDPNTLGAQPNEDGWSTSASGRITSSAAQTCVSGGQVDQVQLAQCGDGKEQQWQARASITAGSSGESASSAAAPPVPGSDTAAVRSGRADIASGPAAAPNGAFIFVNQSSGQCLDYDRTNDEVLQWECNGGDNQQWYHYGDTLRSVYNGQCLKPGESSTLVTTDCSTAPEEWEGGIEPKDKDRVSFQSATGPAMDLTAGDTSAGTKILGWTPCRCKSNQVWDLHADAQGIWRMAPLALDSRHVSYDAQDKTVTLMDSVADNKGEQWRLEAVGGGWYRIVSALDGTNVTAVEHGEPLSLREPSNDLGQLWRITLNNL, encoded by the coding sequence GTGACCATCAAGGAGAAGGTCGCCAACACGATCGCGAAGATCAGAACCACGTTGAACGAGGCGGGCCAGGAGAACCCGAAGATCATCCTGCAGGCGTATCCGAATCCGCTGTCCTCGGTGGCCAACAACCGGTACCCGTCCAAGGCGCTGAGCTGGGCACGCATGATGACCGGTGGATGCGCTCTGCTGGACCCGGACGTCGAATGGCTGCACTACGAGGTCGTTCCGGAGCTGAACCAGGCTCTCGCCGACGCGGCGCACGACCAAAGGGCCATCTTCCTCAACACCCAGAATGCCTTCGCGGGCCACGAGTTGTGCGCCAAGGCTTCCTCCCAGGCGTCCGGGCTCAACTCGCTGGGCAACCCGCCGCAGGCGAAGAGCTCCGAATGGGTGCGCTGGATTCCCGGCCTCGCCAACTGGCTCCCGTACACCCAGGGGGACAAGCAGGAGGCCATCCACCCCAACGCCTTCGGCCAGCAGGCGCTGGGCACCTGTGTGAAGAAGACCATCGAAGCCACGAGCTCGCAGTCGCAGGGCTACTTCACCTGCGCCGGATCGGCAGGTGCCACCCCGGAACAGATGGAGGTCACCGAGAAGCGGGAGGACACCCTGTGGCCGGGCGGCACGACGGGCCCGGTGAGCAAGAACATGCAGCTGCGCAGCGCATCCACCGGCGACCTGATCGACGCCGACTGGGGAGGCGACGGAGCCTGGGGCAAGGCGACGGCCGCGGACGGCTCCGCCCGCCAGCAGTGGCACGTGGACGACCACCAGAAGCTGGACGGAGACCTGATCCCCGCCATGCCGGTCCGAGCGGTCGCCACGATCAAATACGGTGACAACTTCCTGCACACGGACGAAGGCGACGACTGGGCGAAGCTCGTCGCGGGGAAGAGCGGAAAGCCCGTGTCCTGGGCCGTGGGCCATACGCTGTACGACGGCTCCTCGCAGCTCTTCGCCTACGAGAGCAACGGCAAGGGCGCGTACGACATCACCGGCTGTCTGACCCAGACCCCAGGGCTGATCGGCAAGGACGACCACCAGAGCTGGCTGAGCGTCGAACACTGCACCTACGACATGAACCAGCAGTGGTGGTTCGAGGACCCCAACACCCTGGGGGCGCAGCCCAACGAGGACGGCTGGTCCACCTCTGCGTCCGGACGCATCACGTCGTCCGCCGCACAGACCTGCGTCAGCGGTGGCCAGGTGGATCAGGTCCAGCTGGCGCAGTGCGGGGACGGCAAGGAGCAGCAGTGGCAAGCCCGCGCTTCGATCACCGCCGGCTCCAGCGGTGAATCCGCGTCTTCAGCCGCCGCACCGCCTGTGCCGGGCAGCGACACCGCCGCTGTCCGCAGCGGCCGGGCAGACATCGCGTCCGGTCCGGCCGCAGCCCCCAACGGGGCGTTCATCTTCGTCAACCAGAGTTCCGGGCAGTGCCTGGACTACGACCGAACGAACGACGAAGTCCTGCAGTGGGAGTGCAACGGCGGAGACAACCAGCAGTGGTACCACTACGGCGACACCCTGCGCTCCGTCTACAACGGACAGTGCCTGAAGCCGGGCGAGAGCAGCACCCTGGTGACGACCGACTGCTCCACCGCTCCCGAAGAGTGGGAGGGCGGCATCGAGCCCAAGGACAAGGACCGCGTGTCGTTCCAGTCCGCGACAGGGCCGGCCATGGACCTCACCGCCGGGGACACCTCAGCGGGAACCAAGATCCTCGGCTGGACGCCCTGCAGGTGCAAGAGCAACCAGGTCTGGGATCTGCACGCCGATGCGCAGGGAATCTGGCGCATGGCCCCCTTGGCGCTCGACTCCCGGCACGTGTCCTACGACGCGCAGGACAAGACCGTCACCCTGATGGACTCGGTCGCCGACAACAAGGGCGAGCAGTGGCGCCTCGAAGCGGTCGGAGGCGGCTGGTACCGCATCGTCAGCGCCCTGGACGGCACGAACGTGACCGCCGTTGAACACGGCGAGCCACTGTCACTCAGGGAGCCGTCCAACGACCTGGGCCAGCTCTGGAGGATCACACTGAACAACCTGTAG
- a CDS encoding serine/threonine-protein kinase — protein sequence MAMQGDLDQGRYVLDRDPIASGGMGTVWRGYDRKLKRAVAVKELRFAEGLSESDRARQWARVMVEARAAARLDHPGIVPVYDVIEDDGRAWIVMRLVPGRSLAQEVDASGALSPQRTAEIGLEILAALEAAHAEGILHRDVKPQNVLLDDEGKAVLTDFGIASVMGTTQPLTATGMVVGTVGYVAPERLSGSDVGPKADLWSLGATLYFMVEGRPAYNADDVVAMIAAVATRDPEPMRRAGALAPAIAGLLIRDVGTRWDTEATKAYLQAVVAGRLDLDTMALLAPRPEAPTVPAPRFSWNQSPPAATPEAGDAPARPLRPRGLTWLVASAAAVALVAGGIAIGMQLTGGDGEAASKPPEANRFKAAPKICQSGLMSTDQVGKLVSQPRASGGPINTVAVNQCEFKSDSDGDSLLVEVMVHGSVKAATDLFEEPDGPIGRYRYATGHTSPALGDQAEAVGTSNAVVALVRISNLTIEIRHEGSGSVGFVMPFVRQVVAAAEAEARPAT from the coding sequence ATGGCTATGCAGGGGGACTTAGATCAGGGTCGCTACGTCCTTGACCGTGACCCGATCGCGTCAGGCGGAATGGGGACCGTGTGGCGTGGCTACGACCGCAAACTGAAGCGCGCTGTCGCCGTGAAAGAGCTTCGGTTTGCCGAGGGGTTGAGCGAGTCCGATCGTGCCCGGCAGTGGGCGCGAGTGATGGTCGAGGCGCGGGCCGCTGCTCGTCTGGACCACCCGGGGATCGTACCGGTGTACGACGTGATCGAGGATGACGGTCGTGCGTGGATCGTCATGCGCCTGGTGCCTGGGCGGTCTCTGGCGCAGGAGGTAGATGCGTCAGGGGCGTTGAGTCCGCAGCGAACGGCCGAGATCGGGCTGGAGATCCTCGCGGCGCTGGAAGCCGCCCACGCCGAAGGCATCTTGCACCGGGATGTGAAGCCACAGAACGTGCTCTTGGATGATGAGGGCAAGGCAGTGCTGACCGACTTCGGAATCGCTTCCGTCATGGGTACCACGCAGCCCTTGACGGCGACCGGGATGGTGGTGGGCACGGTGGGTTACGTTGCCCCGGAGCGGTTGTCAGGATCCGACGTGGGTCCCAAGGCGGATCTGTGGTCGCTCGGCGCAACGTTGTACTTCATGGTCGAGGGGCGCCCGGCATACAACGCCGACGATGTCGTTGCCATGATCGCCGCGGTCGCAACCCGTGACCCCGAGCCGATGCGCCGGGCCGGTGCGCTCGCGCCCGCCATCGCGGGGTTGCTGATCCGAGACGTCGGGACACGCTGGGATACGGAGGCGACCAAGGCGTACCTGCAAGCGGTCGTCGCAGGCAGGCTGGACCTCGACACGATGGCACTTCTCGCACCGCGTCCGGAGGCGCCGACCGTGCCGGCCCCGCGCTTTTCATGGAACCAGAGTCCCCCGGCAGCCACGCCCGAGGCCGGCGACGCCCCCGCTCGCCCGCTCCGCCCACGAGGACTGACGTGGCTGGTGGCCTCCGCGGCAGCCGTGGCGCTCGTGGCCGGAGGGATAGCCATAGGCATGCAGCTGACCGGTGGAGATGGCGAGGCCGCTTCGAAGCCCCCGGAGGCCAACAGATTCAAGGCGGCCCCGAAGATCTGCCAGTCAGGTCTCATGAGCACGGACCAGGTCGGCAAACTGGTGTCGCAGCCACGGGCGAGCGGCGGGCCGATCAACACCGTGGCGGTGAACCAGTGCGAGTTCAAGAGCGACAGCGACGGAGACAGTCTGCTCGTGGAAGTCATGGTGCATGGGAGCGTCAAGGCGGCCACCGACCTGTTCGAGGAACCCGACGGTCCCATTGGCAGGTATCGCTATGCGACTGGTCATACAAGCCCCGCGCTTGGGGATCAGGCGGAGGCCGTAGGGACATCCAACGCCGTGGTGGCCCTCGTCCGAATCAGCAACCTCACGATCGAAATCCGCCATGAGGGCAGCGGCAGCGTGGGATTCGTGATGCCCTTCGTACGCCAGGTCGTGGCAGCGGCGGAAGCCGAGGCTCGGCCAGCCACATAG
- a CDS encoding pyridoxal phosphate-dependent decarboxylase family protein: protein MDAREEALRRAYDHAARWLASLPDRRVPARASVDEIVSALGTELPAGPSTPADVVDLLATACEPGLTAFPSGRFYGFVVGGTEPAALAADWLVSAWDQNCVMRTVSPAYAAAEEIAGAWLLDLLGLPRDSSVGFTTGATMANFTCLAAARDTVLRRTGWNVARDGLTGGPPVRVVAGESRHMAIDLALRYLGLGRPDLVAADDQGRIEPEALRKALADGGQRPTIVILQAGDIHSGAFDPFAASIRAAREADAWVHVDGAFGLWAAASPGCGHLTAGCADADSWATDAHKTLNVPYDCGLAIVRDASAVRAAMGQRGDYLIQHEHGDPIDKVPELSRRGRAFTVWAALRSLGRSGVSDLVERLCRHASAFGAGIAEIDGATVLNEVVFTQVCAEFGSDERTDRVLARLLDDGTAWISGSTWHGRRVMRISVSNWSTTDDDVARTLDAIRRATAGA, encoded by the coding sequence ATGGACGCGCGTGAGGAGGCGCTCCGACGGGCGTACGACCATGCTGCCCGGTGGCTGGCGAGCTTGCCCGACCGCCGGGTTCCCGCCCGCGCCTCGGTCGACGAGATCGTGAGTGCGCTCGGTACCGAACTGCCTGCCGGACCCAGCACTCCCGCCGACGTCGTCGACCTGCTGGCCACGGCCTGTGAGCCGGGGCTCACCGCGTTCCCCAGCGGCCGCTTCTACGGGTTCGTGGTGGGCGGCACCGAGCCGGCCGCGCTGGCTGCTGACTGGCTGGTCAGCGCCTGGGATCAGAATTGTGTGATGCGCACCGTCTCGCCCGCGTACGCGGCGGCGGAGGAGATCGCCGGCGCCTGGTTGCTCGATCTGCTCGGCCTGCCGAGGGACAGCTCCGTAGGCTTCACCACGGGTGCGACGATGGCGAACTTCACGTGCCTCGCCGCCGCGCGGGACACGGTGCTGCGGCGCACCGGCTGGAATGTCGCCCGCGACGGCCTCACGGGTGGCCCGCCCGTGCGTGTCGTCGCCGGCGAGTCCCGGCACATGGCCATCGACCTGGCCTTGCGCTACCTCGGGCTCGGGCGGCCCGACCTGGTGGCGGCGGACGATCAAGGACGCATCGAGCCTGAGGCCCTGAGGAAGGCGCTGGCGGACGGCGGACAGCGCCCGACGATCGTGATCCTCCAGGCCGGCGACATCCATTCCGGCGCCTTCGATCCCTTCGCCGCGAGCATCCGTGCGGCGCGCGAGGCAGACGCCTGGGTCCATGTCGACGGCGCGTTCGGACTGTGGGCAGCCGCCTCGCCGGGCTGCGGCCACCTGACGGCGGGCTGCGCGGACGCGGACTCCTGGGCGACGGACGCCCACAAGACGCTGAACGTCCCCTACGACTGCGGACTCGCGATCGTGCGCGACGCGTCCGCGGTCCGGGCGGCCATGGGCCAGCGTGGTGACTACCTCATCCAGCACGAGCACGGCGACCCCATCGACAAGGTTCCCGAACTCTCCAGGCGCGGCAGAGCGTTCACCGTGTGGGCCGCCCTCAGGTCCCTCGGCCGATCAGGAGTCTCCGACCTCGTCGAGCGGCTGTGTCGCCACGCCTCCGCGTTCGGCGCCGGCATCGCCGAGATCGACGGCGCGACCGTTCTCAACGAGGTCGTGTTCACGCAGGTCTGCGCCGAGTTCGGCAGCGACGAACGCACCGACCGGGTGCTCGCCCGGCTGCTCGACGACGGCACGGCGTGGATCAGCGGCTCCACCTGGCACGGCAGACGCGTCATGCGGATCTCGGTGAGCAACTGGTCGACCACCGACGACGATGTGGCGCGCACACTCGACGCGATCCGGCGCGCGACCGCCGGGGCCTGA
- a CDS encoding FAD/NAD(P)-binding protein: MSSPSAESARPRPTVAVVGAGAAGALVAVQLCEGAARRRIPLDLILVDPAPEAGRGTAYATEVPEHRLNVPVGGMSCYPDDPGHFRRWLCRHGDPTVTAADFASRYRFGSYLADTLGRAIITAHGTVSVRRLRTRATGCADAARGRLELQLADGGTVTADSVVLATGPAAGRSGWAPAELVASDRFVPRPWTPGALDAVGESDDVLLVGTGLTAVDLALVLDRPGRTVHAVSRGGLLPQPHAVAPLPPVPPPPGLAALPFHRLRRELTRHFAATRRAHGDWRPALDGLRPEIVRLWQGLTDDERAEFLGRDATPWNVHRHRMAPSTAETVARARTARRLRVHAGRVASAAPQKDGGLIVSLADGRELRVAWVVDCTGPGLRADGGGDPLWSGLLSDGLAAPGPLGIGVSTDGGRLLDAQGRPERPLFTLGAPRRGELWETTAIPEIRQQAKEIAEAVLTPLTSAPRSVRRRPTDQFGLPLSTHAAAAASFRCGLARVITVRAKAAESFARATELDPGFALGHAALALLGHECGADVDVARELADAQRSVRERGDERERSFVDVVTRRIREHEAHAGTAGDGTGDGDTALVDHLGRFPADAFALGIAVPTIAFSGVADLDGTLALGLVERTASVYEGHWFHTSLLSFVRQEQGRIEEAGELAQAALAAQPASGHAVHALAHVHYESGEHRTGRDWLDGWIGGQGRGAVHRAHFSWHVALHELALDDSAAVRRRWFAQLAPGQVNGVRALVDSGSLLWRARMSRNWTGRVPVDGVLDAVARDLVERPSTAFTALHSALALAAADDLPALRRLRTHAAGADPVQREVVVPLCSALEAVLEEEWATAVRELRELLPSLRRVGGSAAQREVIEETLLYALVEAGHGDTARHLLEQRLDRRASPLDRRRLAGLSL; this comes from the coding sequence GTGTCCTCGCCGTCCGCCGAGTCCGCCCGTCCTCGACCGACCGTGGCAGTCGTCGGTGCGGGCGCGGCCGGTGCGCTCGTCGCCGTCCAGCTGTGCGAAGGGGCGGCCCGGCGCCGAATCCCGCTCGATCTGATCCTCGTCGACCCCGCGCCGGAGGCGGGCCGGGGCACCGCGTACGCCACCGAGGTCCCCGAGCACCGGCTCAACGTGCCCGTCGGCGGCATGAGCTGCTACCCGGACGATCCGGGTCACTTCCGGCGCTGGCTCTGCCGGCACGGCGATCCCACCGTCACGGCGGCGGACTTCGCCTCCCGGTACCGCTTCGGCTCGTACCTCGCCGACACGCTCGGCCGGGCCATCATCACGGCGCACGGCACGGTCTCCGTACGGCGGCTGCGCACCAGGGCCACGGGGTGCGCCGACGCGGCCAGGGGGCGTCTGGAGCTCCAGCTCGCCGACGGCGGCACGGTGACGGCGGACAGCGTGGTCCTCGCCACCGGGCCCGCGGCGGGCCGGTCCGGCTGGGCCCCGGCCGAGCTGGTCGCCTCCGACCGGTTCGTCCCCCGCCCCTGGACGCCGGGCGCGCTCGACGCAGTCGGCGAGTCGGACGACGTCCTGCTCGTCGGCACCGGACTCACCGCCGTCGATCTCGCGCTCGTCCTCGACCGTCCCGGCCGCACGGTGCACGCCGTGTCCCGTGGCGGGCTGCTTCCCCAGCCGCACGCGGTCGCCCCGCTGCCCCCCGTACCGCCGCCGCCGGGCCTCGCCGCCCTCCCGTTCCACCGACTCCGCAGGGAGCTGACGCGGCACTTCGCCGCCACGCGTCGCGCCCACGGCGACTGGCGGCCCGCGCTCGACGGGCTGCGGCCCGAGATCGTACGGCTCTGGCAGGGCCTCACCGACGACGAGCGGGCGGAGTTCCTCGGCCGTGACGCCACCCCGTGGAACGTGCACCGGCACCGCATGGCACCCTCCACCGCCGAGACCGTCGCCCGGGCGCGCACCGCCCGCAGGCTCCGCGTCCACGCCGGCCGGGTCGCCTCCGCGGCACCACAGAAGGACGGCGGCCTGATCGTCTCCCTCGCCGACGGCCGTGAGTTGCGCGTGGCATGGGTGGTGGACTGTACGGGGCCGGGGCTGCGGGCCGACGGCGGCGGCGACCCGTTGTGGAGCGGGCTGCTGTCCGACGGCCTCGCCGCACCCGGACCGCTGGGCATCGGCGTGTCCACCGACGGAGGCAGGCTGCTCGACGCCCAAGGGCGCCCGGAGCGGCCGCTGTTCACACTGGGCGCGCCCCGCCGGGGCGAGCTGTGGGAGACGACCGCGATCCCCGAGATCCGTCAGCAGGCCAAGGAGATCGCCGAGGCCGTACTCACCCCGCTCACCAGCGCCCCCCGGTCGGTACGCCGCCGGCCCACCGACCAGTTCGGGCTGCCGCTGTCCACCCATGCCGCAGCTGCGGCGTCCTTCCGCTGCGGGCTTGCCCGGGTGATCACCGTACGGGCGAAGGCGGCCGAGTCGTTCGCGCGTGCCACCGAACTGGACCCCGGGTTCGCGCTCGGGCACGCCGCACTCGCCCTGCTCGGTCACGAGTGTGGAGCAGACGTCGATGTCGCCCGGGAGCTGGCGGACGCACAGCGCAGCGTGCGGGAACGCGGCGACGAGCGGGAGCGGTCGTTCGTCGACGTCGTGACGCGCCGCATCAGGGAGCACGAAGCCCACGCGGGCACCGCGGGCGACGGAACCGGCGACGGCGACACGGCTCTCGTCGACCACCTCGGCCGCTTCCCCGCCGACGCCTTCGCGCTCGGCATCGCCGTCCCCACCATCGCCTTCTCCGGCGTCGCGGATCTCGACGGCACACTGGCCCTGGGTCTGGTGGAGCGGACCGCGTCCGTCTACGAAGGGCACTGGTTCCACACCTCGCTCCTCTCCTTCGTCCGGCAGGAGCAAGGAAGGATCGAGGAGGCCGGCGAGCTCGCCCAGGCAGCACTCGCCGCACAACCCGCCTCCGGCCATGCCGTGCACGCCCTCGCCCACGTCCACTACGAGTCCGGTGAGCACCGCACCGGCCGGGACTGGCTCGACGGCTGGATCGGCGGCCAGGGGCGGGGAGCCGTGCACCGGGCGCATTTCTCCTGGCACGTGGCGCTCCACGAACTGGCCCTCGACGACTCCGCGGCGGTGCGTCGCCGTTGGTTCGCCCAGCTCGCCCCGGGCCAGGTGAACGGGGTGCGGGCCCTCGTCGACTCCGGCTCCCTGCTGTGGCGGGCCCGCATGTCCAGGAACTGGACCGGTCGGGTCCCCGTCGACGGCGTGCTCGACGCGGTCGCCCGCGATCTGGTCGAACGTCCCTCGACCGCATTCACGGCCCTGCACAGCGCCCTCGCCCTCGCCGCCGCCGACGACCTCCCCGCACTCCGCCGCCTGCGCACACACGCGGCCGGCGCGGACCCGGTGCAGCGGGAGGTCGTCGTCCCGCTGTGCAGCGCGCTGGAAGCGGTCCTGGAGGAGGAATGGGCCACCGCGGTGCGGGAACTGCGCGAACTGCTGCCCTCGCTGCGCCGCGTGGGAGGCAGCGCGGCACAGCGCGAGGTCATCGAGGAGACATTGCTGTACGCGCTGGTGGAGGCAGGTCACGGCGACACCGCCCGCCACCTCCTCGAACAACGCCTCGATCGTCGCGCGTCCCCGCTCGACCGGCGCAGGCTGGCCGGACTGAGCCTCTGA
- a CDS encoding helix-turn-helix domain-containing protein codes for MSVTRQEEIAVGALKALGVGEEEERLYRLLLSGPDRTLADLSEALGAPPAPLRRRLRALEDTGLVSRTPTRPVRYRPAPPGPAVDVLIARRQEQLDRTRSEAKELTQLWEEGTGREPAVEVVQGAEANIQLFLQTQRSAREEILTFDKPPYVVEGVGRQAEVQRDRMAHGVRYRTLYDRESLLEPEQHALARELAAHGEQARVLDGVPLKALIADGTTALVPVQLTEDRHAVILRDSPLLDALVSLFELLWQRATPLWPTGRPEQTDGLSDFDKLLLGYAAVGCTDEVTARKTGLNQRTIERHMRRIMDALGARTRFQAGLQAGLKGYLGDRET; via the coding sequence ATGTCGGTAACCCGACAGGAGGAGATCGCGGTGGGAGCGCTCAAGGCACTGGGAGTCGGCGAGGAGGAGGAGCGCCTGTACCGACTCCTGTTGTCCGGTCCCGACCGGACACTGGCCGACCTGTCGGAGGCGCTGGGCGCCCCACCGGCACCGCTGCGTCGGCGGCTGCGGGCGCTGGAGGACACCGGGCTCGTCTCCCGCACCCCGACCCGTCCCGTCCGCTACCGTCCGGCGCCTCCCGGACCGGCCGTGGACGTCCTGATCGCCCGCAGACAGGAGCAGTTGGACCGGACCCGCTCCGAGGCGAAGGAGCTGACCCAGCTGTGGGAAGAGGGGACGGGCCGGGAACCGGCGGTCGAGGTCGTCCAGGGAGCCGAGGCAAACATCCAGCTCTTCCTGCAGACGCAGCGATCCGCCCGCGAGGAGATCCTCACCTTCGACAAACCTCCGTACGTCGTCGAGGGGGTCGGAAGGCAGGCCGAGGTCCAGCGCGATCGCATGGCCCATGGGGTGCGCTATCGCACCCTCTACGACCGGGAGTCGCTGCTCGAACCGGAGCAGCACGCTCTCGCTCGTGAGCTCGCGGCCCACGGAGAACAGGCCCGGGTCCTCGACGGCGTCCCCCTCAAGGCCCTCATCGCCGACGGCACCACGGCCCTCGTCCCGGTCCAGCTCACCGAGGACCGGCACGCGGTGATTCTGCGCGACTCGCCGCTGCTCGACGCGCTCGTCTCCCTCTTCGAGCTCCTGTGGCAGCGGGCCACTCCCCTGTGGCCGACCGGCCGGCCCGAGCAGACGGACGGGCTCAGCGACTTCGACAAACTGCTGCTCGGCTACGCGGCCGTCGGCTGCACGGACGAGGTCACCGCCCGCAAGACCGGCCTCAACCAACGCACCATCGAACGCCACATGCGCCGCATCATGGACGCCCTCGGCGCACGCACCCGCTTCCAGGCCGGCCTCCAGGCCGGCCTGAAGGGATATCTCGGCGACCGGGAGACCTGA
- a CDS encoding S8 family serine peptidase: MRRFAISAGLTAAAAAVFGTLPAVAQGVEAAPQEGARYVVVLKNGTAADPVSVARSAAGVELGSVYRSALEGFSAELTPTAVAALRANPNVAYVEKSAVAHAHGQATPNGTARIGATANSGLKVGDGRDERVDVDVAVIDSGIDYTHPDLNVVRRVNCVAVTSCVENAGMDDNGHGSNVAGIVGGLDNGIGYVGVAPGARLWSVKSLNSKGSGSTEEIVNGIDWVTAHAAEIEVVNLSLGFDGTVQAVDDAVNRAIAKGIVVVVSAGNDKRDVADQSPANVADAITVSSLSDGDGKPGGLGDFAWCNAKNTNKDDSLSNFSNFGRGVDLAAPGDCIRSAFKDGGYSNYSGTSQAAPHVAGAAGWLTRGSAKPTNRAGVLAVRDRLVATGNATWTDTSGDGAKEPLLDVTDTAAYPAGGTGAPQATFVSDCDRATRACTFDASLTGGSGLSYRWDFGDGTTGTGVKPTHSYAAYGTYTVKLTVSDSSSRTGGNQTTFRLLAPNHNDKPTAKVDGFCTVNGHCSLNSAGSYDPDGTLTSYRWNFGDGTTGTGSEISHQFPAGSSGTYRTTLTVTDDKGGTGSASTTVTCTKQQWYMTCSID, from the coding sequence ATGAGACGGTTCGCGATATCTGCGGGCCTGACGGCGGCAGCAGCTGCGGTGTTCGGCACTCTTCCGGCGGTCGCTCAAGGCGTTGAAGCGGCGCCGCAGGAGGGCGCGCGGTACGTCGTCGTCCTGAAGAACGGCACCGCCGCCGATCCGGTCTCGGTCGCCCGTTCCGCCGCGGGCGTCGAGCTCGGCTCGGTCTACCGCTCGGCGCTCGAAGGGTTCTCCGCGGAGCTGACGCCGACGGCCGTGGCCGCGCTCCGGGCCAACCCGAACGTCGCGTACGTGGAGAAGTCCGCGGTCGCCCACGCCCACGGTCAGGCCACACCGAACGGCACCGCCCGGATCGGAGCCACTGCCAACTCCGGTCTGAAGGTGGGTGACGGGCGCGACGAGAGGGTCGACGTGGACGTGGCCGTCATCGACTCGGGCATCGACTACACCCACCCGGACCTCAACGTGGTCCGCCGGGTGAACTGTGTCGCCGTCACCTCCTGCGTGGAGAACGCGGGCATGGACGACAACGGGCACGGCAGCAACGTCGCCGGCATCGTGGGCGGCCTCGACAACGGGATCGGGTACGTCGGTGTCGCCCCCGGCGCGCGACTCTGGTCGGTCAAGTCGCTGAACAGCAAGGGCAGCGGCAGCACGGAGGAGATCGTCAACGGCATCGACTGGGTGACCGCGCACGCCGCCGAGATCGAGGTCGTCAATCTGAGCCTCGGCTTCGACGGCACCGTCCAGGCCGTCGACGACGCCGTCAACCGGGCCATCGCCAAGGGCATCGTGGTCGTGGTCTCGGCCGGAAACGACAAGCGTGACGTCGCCGACCAGAGCCCCGCCAACGTCGCGGACGCCATCACCGTCTCGTCGCTCAGCGACGGTGACGGAAAGCCCGGCGGCCTCGGCGACTTCGCCTGGTGCAATGCGAAGAACACCAACAAGGACGACAGCCTCTCCAACTTCAGCAACTTCGGGCGCGGCGTCGACCTCGCGGCACCCGGCGACTGCATCCGTTCCGCCTTCAAGGACGGCGGCTACTCGAACTACAGCGGTACGTCCCAGGCGGCGCCGCACGTCGCCGGTGCTGCCGGCTGGCTCACCCGTGGCAGCGCCAAGCCCACCAACAGGGCCGGCGTCCTCGCCGTCCGCGACCGGCTCGTCGCCACCGGCAACGCCACATGGACCGACACCTCCGGCGACGGCGCCAAGGAGCCGCTGCTCGACGTGACCGACACGGCGGCGTACCCGGCCGGCGGCACCGGCGCACCCCAGGCGACGTTCGTCTCCGACTGCGACCGGGCCACCCGGGCCTGCACCTTCGACGCCTCACTCACCGGCGGCAGCGGGCTCTCCTACCGCTGGGACTTCGGCGACGGCACCACCGGCACCGGTGTCAAGCCCACGCACTCCTACGCCGCCTACGGCACCTACACCGTGAAGCTGACGGTCAGTGACTCCTCCAGCCGCACCGGTGGCAACCAGACCACCTTCCGTCTGCTCGCGCCCAACCACAACGACAAGCCCACTGCCAAGGTCGACGGTTTCTGCACGGTCAACGGGCACTGTTCGCTGAACTCCGCGGGCTCCTACGACCCGGACGGCACCCTCACCTCGTACCGCTGGAACTTCGGTGACGGCACGACGGGCACCGGTTCCGAGATCAGCCACCAGTTCCCCGCCGGCTCGTCCGGAACCTACCGGACCACGCTCACCGTCACCGACGACAAGGGTGGCACCGGCAGCGCCTCAACCACGGTCACCTGCACCAAGCAGCAGTGGTACATGACCTGCTCGATCGACTGA